CCTTGGCGAGGCTCTGTCCTTCCTCTGCTGTCACCTCACGCCCAATTTCCAGATCCAACTTGTTGGCTATGAGCATTGTAGGAACcactgtactcacacacacacacgcacacacacacgcacgcacgcacgcacgcacgcacgcacgcacgcacgcacgcacccacgcacacgcacacgcacacacgcacacacacacgacaaggCAATAAAAAAGTgccatgttttaaaatgttaacgATATAGAGGATggaatgtatgtatataacataacataacataaaataagagaatagcatagaatagaatagaatagaacaaaaAGAGGACTCCtccacaacccccccccccccacttggaagtgggagtgaaaagttaaaagccCTCTTTCACACTTACCCAGACTCTGTTTGGTTTGGTCAATGAGTTTCTTGAGTGGTGGGACCTCCAGGAAGCTGAGGCGATGTGTGATGGAGTAGAGCAGCAGGAAGCCGTCAGCCCAGCGGATAGATGCCTCCAGAGAAGCCACAGAACTCTCCTGGAGAGGATAATGCATCAAGTGTGAAATAATAGTCTGTCTTGGAAATCATATGTTCTGTGTTTAACATTTACTTTACAAGCCAAGTCCAGAATCTCCAGATCAACAGCTTCCTGGTCCACCACCCGAGTGCATCTGTAGGTGACCTCTGTGGTGTGGAATCAGGAGTAAGTCATCAATCCAGTCACTTTCTCCATGTCTACACCATTCACTGTCATAAACAGTCAAGTCTCACCCTTTTTATGGTCGTATTCGCCAATGAAGCGCCTTGTTATGAAACGAACACACAGCGCTGGAGACAGAAAACAGACTCAAGAGACAcgaggcaaaaacaaacaaaaacaacagacactCTAAAATGATTAATAACACATGAAAGCAAGGCTGGGCGATAATATCTCAAAATTTTTAGGCTATGCCCTGATATACAAGATAAATCGAGATATAATGCTGCGTGTTAGAGGTGCTTCTATACTAAGCCTGGGTAAATGAAGGGTTAGAAACAACAAAATTGCCTACAAATATGAACAAATTATAGGGCTTAAaatcaaatgtgttcatttttttttaatattgtcaattcaatgtattttttaatcaataaacaataattaatTTATAATATGTTGCATTTTTCAGTAATTTCAATatatgattatcaatgcaacaaactttaaaaccaagaaaagtcatcacagacacaatatccaaaatccaaaaatgtatttattttttctatttgtaaAACTTTGTCCTCAATTGCCTCCTTTTATTCCTTGTCATTACCATAGCTTGTTTCTTGTTTAAGTGaaactctgtttttaaaaagttattaTTCATGAGCATTCAGTGCATCAGAACTGTCTGATTACCACCATCAAATATGTACATATGGACATAACATCAATCTAGTATTGTACTGCATTTaatttttgatttgaaaatctgTGATCACTCAAGTCATAACACATTAGATCTGAAAGGCAGCCTAAACCTGCTCACATCAGATAGCTCTTAAGAAATCATGTGACGGGATACATTTCAAGAGGTCTTTCACATCCTTTAGTGGTAGTTCACCTGTTTTCCCAGTGTTCTGAGCTCCAAGGATGAGGAGTTTAACTGAAACCATTTTCATGCCGTGTCCACTCTTAGTCCTGCATCTGTGTCTGTCGGTGAAGAGCAGAGGATccgtagcagtttgtttttttacatacagaTGTATATGAAGGTAGAGAGCTAAAAGCAAAACCATGAATCTATTTATACTGACCTTTAAGAGGAAATTAATTCCAGTTATGGAGTGTTCAGGCTCAGACACTGAGCAGACGTGGAAGAAAGGGATGAGACCGTCTTCTCTTGTGCTTGTGTTTCCTTTTAAGAGCTCTGTGCGTtgccctctctcttcctttggGAACAGTACATGACAGGAGCCATTTGTTTGAAGGGGCCGTGTCTAACACCAGACACCACTGCCGCCTTCTGGATCCATTCACAACACATATAAACAGTTTTTATGGGGGTAAAAGTGACCCTTATCTGAAACCTGAAACAACAAAAGTGAAACGTAGCAGGGCACCCCAAATAAGTTTTTCTCACGACAAACACAATGACAGAAAGCCACTAAACTGGAGTACAGACATCAGtaagattttatttatattttatatacgaTTCCCAGTTTTATTTCTTCTACAAAACTGAAAACGATTTAAGAGTATACAACAAGCATCAAGGACAAGAACTTTAATTTAAGGGAACAACACTAAGCTGTTTcagagagtgtttttttttttagcgataagagttttgttgtcgTTTGTATGCGAGGAAGTGGGTGTTCAGCAAACTGACGGCTCGTCGACTGCGGCGGCTCCTTCTGTGACGGCTTTGACACATTTGGCCATCGTCTGTGATGCCCTGCTGATCGAGTCTGGAcacagagagggaaggaagagtCAGAAgttatattctttttattttttatttattttggacttgtgtgttcacttttgaaataaaacacataccTGTCATGTAGAAGTCTTTCACTGTGAGCTGAGGTGGGATGAGAGGGGCTGCTATTAGGTCCTGGTTCACTGCCTGAGAGAGTGAGGACACTGAATTAAAAGTCTGAAAAACCATTACAGCCTCTCATGCTACTCCGATCACTCTTTCAAATTGAACAGCGAGTAAACATTAATTTACATGCCAACAGCCAAAAAAGGAATGTGTGTTGGTAAGGCTGGACAATATGgctaataaaatgtttttttatgtttttacttcaagggagagtgacaatacactgtaaatacacctgGTTTATAAATAATTTTGTCAATTACATGTATTTTCTTTAATCAAGATATAATAATTTGATAATAATGTGTACAGATAATGATTAATATCAATGCAACaacctttaaaaacagaaaaagtcacAGATGCCTTATAACGATATATGACAAAATCCAAAATcctatcttgtctcatgtctcatgtgACACAGACGTGGTCACAGACGGCCTTCAGATATTTCCGACAATTCTCGGTAAATGTGACCCCATGGTTTTATAAATCAGAATATTTATGTGCATAACCACTTTGTGTGTTTCCAACATATGCCACGTTGTCAGGCATACCATAGGTTTATAAATGAGGCCCcaggactgtagctaaagcagctctgtgtttatgtataaTATTTTTTGTTAAACTGCAACCAAAATATTACCAGAGTGTTTACATTATATATTCTGTTCAAACAATAACGAACCATGATAACTGGTCCCCACTTGAGCGAGTAGCCCAGAATAACCGTTTCTAGTCTAGATgaacactcaaagctgctttacacaactTTACTACCCACACACTGCTGACACAGCCACCAGGAGCAAATGGAGGTCAAGTGTCTTGCtgaaggacacatcggcatttAGACCAACAGAGCAAGGAATTGAACGCTCATGCTGATTTAACCCATTTGAATTGATCAAAATTTTGTAAATATCTGTATTGAACCtggtttttgtgtatgtgttatgTATGTACCGCGGCAAGTTCATTTGCTTGTTTGAAGTAGTTTGCCTCCTCCACGTCGTCATAGCGGACCAGATGAGGAGAAACCTCTGCCAGTCTGGACCGCACCTCGTCCAGAGAGTCATAGGGGAGAGTGACACCAGCCAGCTGTGAAGACATGGACACATTTCTCTGGTCAAATGAAAAATCTTCACTGCAGAGCGAACATTTGCGTCTTCTGCTTGGTGAGTAACATACTTCAGACACAGCTCTGATGATCTTCCAGTCCTCTCTGGCTGCTCCAGGAGGAGTGACAGCCACCCGGGTGTGCTGGCTCCTTCCTTCAGTGTTCACGTAAGTGGCATTTTTCTCTGTGTATGCAGCCCCTGGTAGGATGATGTCTGCCATCGGTGCTCCTACATCACCATGGTGACCTGGTGAGATTGAGGATGCATATGGATTTATCATCTACTAAATGTGTTAAGctttgtcgtgtgtgtgtgtgtgtgtgtttgttgtgagtgtgtgtacccTGGTAAATGATGAGGCTGTCTTTGGGGAGGTCAGCTCTGGTGATGCAGCCGGCATCAGCTCCCAGCAGGAACAGAACTTTGGGTGGCTTCTTCCTGATGGCATCTACACCAGCTTTGTAGCCCAGATCCAATGCAGCCACTTGACTCGCCACTCTacgaacacacacaaagacaagtaGTTTGAGCAGATGCCTGTACCGTGCACTGGTTACAAACTGTTGTAAGCTTTATTCGaataagtatacattacaatgcATATAATCATAGAAacagacagaatgaagaaagccagggTGACTAATGAAaggaaataaagtgaaaagacCACACAAACAATTACCAAACACAAGAATAGGAGGACGATGACAAGAGAGAGGCaggattatgacatcatcattttcccaaagtCGTGTATTGGTTGATTACAATTAAAATGCAAGGGAGGTGTTTAGAGATTTTCCCAATCTGGGACCCgtagacaaaaaaagaagcatttcaGGGTTTCCAAAACACTGGttccgtgtggataaaacaCAGGTGtaattgaaaattaaataattggGCAGATTGGGCAACCCATAAATGTACATCATACAAAAATGACTTCACAGCTTTTACCTGTGCAGGACATTGAGGACTTTCCATCCCTCCTCCACTCCACTGCTGGTTCTGGCATTCTGAGCGATGGTGGAGACGACACTGAAAATGGCGGCTCCATCGTCTCTCTGCAGGGCGCCGCTGCCCACGACCACGACTGGACGCTTGGCAGCTGAAAGGACCTTCAGACGGgtaaaggtggaaaaaaaagaaacaacgtATCATTGAACAAATAATCTTCAAACTGATCAGGACTGTgcgtgtaataataataatattaaattttatttataattcacAAAAGTGCacaaagtgtgcatgtgtgtgtgttacctggcaGAAGGGGTGTGTGCCGTTAGCCAGCTCCTTTAATACTGAAGTGTCCTCTCCCAGGTGGTCATATGTGTAGCTCAGGTCGACGTTGTGACCGACCATCGCGACATGCAGCTCATTATGAAGCCAGCTGACGAgggaaaagacaggaagaggTGAGAGGAGGCTGGTTCAAGTTCATGGATCTCTGATCAGACCAGGTGAGACTTATGCATTGTCCACGCATAGGCTAGTTCAAATTTGTAATGTAGCAACTGACTGGTTTTAATAGAGAAAAGcatcaatttaaaaagaaaggctCTAGCTTGCATTAAAAAACAGAACCGAAGCTGCTACAGAGttgcatcattttcttttcagctTTTGTATAACATTAAACGGTTAAAGTCGAGATATCTTGGCCTCGGCTGCTTCTGTTGTTCTGTTCTACTTCTGCGGGCCAGAACTGTCTCGAGGTCAGGAAATAAAGAATGACAGTAGATCGGGGAGTGTGAGATTACCTCTTTCTGACTCGGGCGTTGAACATTGGGGCCTCGTAGCGTGGGTTGGTTCctatgagcagcagcaggtcacatTCCTCAATGCCAGCGATGCGGGAGTTCAACAGGTAGTTGGAGCGGAGGTCAGTGCTGCAGAGAGAGTGACAACACACCTTGACATCCTCAACACGTACAGACGCATTACCAGTCGACTGAAACACACTACATGGTATTTTGTGTACACAAACGGcactatgtgtacgactgacttactgtgaaacaaatacgacagaagtgctattaacgGTAAAGGAAGCATCTTTTATCGTTATTGTTTTAATCCTCCATCTTGGAATCCCCCAGGTTTCTAAATATCCCTACACAGGAATTCCAAGTATTGTCAACAAATGAAAGCACCAGTAGTTACTTACCCTGCACCTGCCATAGGAAAAACCTCCTCAGTGCAGAGGTTTTCTGAGTCAAGTCTGTTGAGAAGGTCTTTGAGGGAAATCAGAGCTTCAGCTTCGGCCAACCCTCCTGCTATGGCTGCAACCTCACTGCCCTGCACACTCTGCAGCTATACACACAAAATGTATATGTGTTTTGTAATGCATGTAGGATCAAATAGGATGATATAATTAAAGCATAAAATAACCCCACACAAATACTGATAGGAGATAAGGACGAGGTAATGAAAGGACAGGGGACACTTACTGCTCCTGCGATGCGAGTGAGAGCGTCCTCCCATGTGGTGGGGGTCAGCTGACCTGAATCATCCTTCACCATTGGCTGGGTCAACCGCTGTCTCTTGAGACCATCATATGAAAACCtgggaaacacaacacatttcaagAATTTTCATTTGTAAGATATACTAGATTTAATTTGCGTGATTTCTGGAAACATGATATCTTTCTGCTTCCTGGCTTACATCTGTCTGATGCCTAGTCCATGCTatacaggctttaaaaaaataatatttttagctgttgtttttaaaaataaaaataaaaattttaatCCACATGGCTTCGGTTTTAAAAACATCTCCCTCTTCATTCATCTGGAAGGACATTTTCAGGGCTGGGACATTTCCCAGCCCTGATCCAATATCATTGTCTGTAACGGCTACACGATATTAGGAAATCATGCGATATGATATAACGTTGCAATGTCGATATCACTCATGATAaactaatggcgcatttccaccggctctattCGCCTCACCTCCCCTCGCCACGGCACAGTTTAAGTagcatcacagaccgctgccaAACAAGTAAACAATAAGATGAAGATGAgttccaaataaaaaaatttaactCGACAtaattttttggggggaattttAGTAGTACTAATGTACAGACACACTATTGGGCAACATTCATTGTTGTGGTATAAACATACATCACACATGTCTGTCATACCGTAATGTCTTACAAggcaaaaacactgtttttcccTTCCACGTATAAACACTGAACCTTGAGTTTCTAAAAATCTtaactttctctctttcctcactAATTCACCATTTTTAGTGACAAAAAAACCTCATTGACCTATGAGAACGTGCTCTGAAACCgttacagatggtccagaatgCGGCAGCATGCCTagtcttcaatcagcctaaaagggtacatgtcacccctctgttcattgagctccactggctacccttagcTATCCACAGATTCAAAATCAcagatgctagcctacaaagtgcttcatgggtctgctcccacctactcAAATGCTCTCCTATAGGCTTGTGTTGCCCTTCaactactccgttcatcaaaaAATTGTCGTCTGACGGTGCCAACACcctgcacaagacaatccagactttGAATCAGTCCACTGctcctatctagtggagttctttccaagactacctctatgtagcttattcctcttgtaagtcacttttgataaaagcatctgctcaAAGCTTAAATGTAATGTGATGAGAACAGAAGGCCAaaacctataaaaaaaaaagctcaggtttttttaatgatactTGGCTACGTGTGGACAAGGCATAAGTCTCACCTGGTCTTGTCAGAGATCCATTCTTCATTGACGTCTTCATTCAGCCTGGGCATGACTCTCATCACCTCCCCTCCTCTTGTGCTCACCACAATGTTACTGCCCACAGCATCCAGCACATCAATTGACTCTGTTTTCCTGCAAAGACGACAAAAGATGAAACTAAAAGAAACCGTTGGACAGAACCcggcacaaaaatagacacgaTAATCGAAGAGAAAATAATTTGGATGGCGCTAACTCCACTAGATTCACTTAAAGTGGAATTATGCAAGATTTTTAGCTTTAGAgccattgtgatggttaaatgtctcgttgcggggagattgggggctgtctgaAAACCAACCTTGCAAGATAAGGGCCACCAAcccagagtcctcagaatcaggaggtcttgcaAAGTTCAAAGGTCTcatgagaaacacaaattgcactacacacacacagccagatatgggctataagatcaaggcagcttTATTAGCGTTATTTTAGACGGTCAACATGGCAGAGccggtaaaaaaaagaagcagagaacaCTGATgttggaggaagtgaggaagaggaagcgaCTGACCGAGCGAGGGGACAAACACAATTATATATCAAACTGGCTTTTTTCAAATGCCGAGAATTGAAAAAGACAGACCCATGCAAAATGGATCTGCCATTCTTCCAATTTCGCTTTCAATTATGTGTGGGATAAACTCTCCATTCTCTATCCATCGATGTGTATTCGCACTTGCTCGATGTTTGCTATTGTTGTAAACAGGTTTGCTTGAACATTTTTGGTCATTCATGTTTGTTGCTATTTAGCTTACTAGCAGAGATGTTGGTATACTCGATTGCAAAATCATTGGTTTTCAGTAGGTGGTTTACAGTTCTTCCATTAGAATGGACATGGCCCCACGGCTTGTGCTTCGGCAGTGAAGTTTACGGTggtgttgtaaaaatatgtagtttgaaactgtagggggagctatgtagagaaaaaggcaaagaagcaaccagacttgcaaagttccgctTTAAGTGACAAACCACTTCCTACCTGGTCTCCCACGGACGTGCAGTGAAAGCATACGGCTTAGAGGTGAGTGCTCCGACAGGACACACGTCGATAACGTTGCCCGACAGCTCAGACATGAACATTTTCTCTACATAGGTCCCAATCTGCAGgttgtttcctcttcctgtcgTTCCCAGATCTTCGACACCAGCAATCTCACTGGCAAAACTGAAATGACATtagcaaaaaaaacttttattatcATATTCTTCCTGATAGATGTGAGAATGGACAGTCGTGCTGCACTCACCGGACGCATCGTGTGCATTGGATGCAGCGGGTCATGATGGTTTTAATAAGAGGCCCAATGTTTTTGTCCTCCACTGCTCTCTTCCCTTCTGTGAAACGACTGCGGTCGGAGCCAAACTGCATGGACTGATCCTGGGAACCAGATATTCATCGATAAACAAAATTTAAGTTTTATCtattcatttttctgttttacttcAATTAATGTGCCCTGTATTTACCTGCAGGTCACACTCTCCTCCCTGATCACAGATGGGGCAGTCTAGAGGATGGTTGGCCAGCAGGAACTCCATCACCCCCTCTCtattgacacaaacacacaattttt
This genomic interval from Solea solea chromosome 2, fSolSol10.1, whole genome shotgun sequence contains the following:
- the zgc:110699 gene encoding ras-related and estrogen-regulated growth inhibitor, producing MKMVSVKLLILGAQNTGKTALCVRFITRRFIGEYDHKKEVTYRCTRVVDQEAVDLEILDLACKESSVASLEASIRWADGFLLLYSITHRLSFLEVPPLKKLIDQTKQSLVVPTMLIANKLDLEIGREVTAEEGQSLAKDLRCVFGELSVAEAASAVEAAVLQLIRLVLDQQRPLPDRRSYMLTVRHALTRKLTRSKTMQW
- the ndufs1 gene encoding NADH-ubiquinone oxidoreductase 75 kDa subunit, mitochondrial; this encodes MLRLPTVGRALAGAAKGSLAPSTTVHTSMRAASNMVEVFVDGKPVEVEPGTTVLQACEKAGIQIPRFCYHERLSVAGNCRMCLVEIEKAPKPVAACAMPVMKGWNILTNSEKTRKAREGVMEFLLANHPLDCPICDQGGECDLQDQSMQFGSDRSRFTEGKRAVEDKNIGPLIKTIMTRCIQCTRCVRFASEIAGVEDLGTTGRGNNLQIGTYVEKMFMSELSGNVIDVCPVGALTSKPYAFTARPWETRKTESIDVLDAVGSNIVVSTRGGEVMRVMPRLNEDVNEEWISDKTRFSYDGLKRQRLTQPMVKDDSGQLTPTTWEDALTRIAGALQSVQGSEVAAIAGGLAEAEALISLKDLLNRLDSENLCTEEVFPMAGAGTDLRSNYLLNSRIAGIEECDLLLLIGTNPRYEAPMFNARVRKSWLHNELHVAMVGHNVDLSYTYDHLGEDTSVLKELANGTHPFCQVLSAAKRPVVVVGSGALQRDDGAAIFSVVSTIAQNARTSSGVEEGWKVLNVLHRVASQVAALDLGYKAGVDAIRKKPPKVLFLLGADAGCITRADLPKDSLIIYQGHHGDVGAPMADIILPGAAYTEKNATYVNTEGRSQHTRVAVTPPGAAREDWKIIRAVSELAGVTLPYDSLDEVRSRLAEVSPHLVRYDDVEEANYFKQANELAAAVNQDLIAAPLIPPQLTVKDFYMTDSISRASQTMAKCVKAVTEGAAAVDEPSVC